Sequence from the Deinococcus yavapaiensis KR-236 genome:
GCTCTTCGGCAAGCCAACCCCGATCGAATCGACCGCCGCGAGATCTTCGAAGACGACGAACTTCAACGCCTCCTGCAACACGCCACCCTCGAAGAGCGAGCCCTCGTCCTCGTCGGCGCGCACGCCGGCCTCGCCACCCGCGAAGTCCTCTCGCTCACGTGGACGCACGTGCACCTCGACCGCGGTTGGATCGATCTCGGCCGCGTCATCCCCCTCACGGACGACGCCGCGCACGCCTTGGGCAACCTCGCCAAACGACGCGGGCACGGCAGCCTCCTGCCCTCCGACGAGCGCGTCTTCGACCTCGCCGACGACACCGACCTTCGCCGCCGCCTCTACCGACTGTGTCGAGGCGCGCGCGTGCCGTACCGACCGTGGCGGGCCTTACGCAACACGGCCGCGCAAAAGTTGCTGATGGCAACGCGCAACCCCCGCCGGACCGCCAAGCGCCTCGGGTTGCGTGGCACGCCGCGCGCCAGCGTTCGCAAGCTTCGCGAAACCTAGGCGCGCCTTTTCAAGGCGGGCAGTCACGACGCCCGCCTTGAAAAGGCCAGGTTTCAAAATGCGTCCGCTTCGCCGCTCAGGATTTGCAGTCGAGTTGCACGCGCACGCTCGGATCGGGCACCGTGAACTTCACGCCGACGTAATCGGGAATCTTCGGGTCGATCAGAACAAGGAACTTGTTCGGCCTCGGCACTCCCTGCAGAGGCGTTCCACGCGGATGCGAGAACTTCAGCGTGAACGTCATCACGCCGCCCGGCACGACGTTCTTGCTCCACGCTTCGAGCACGTCGTTCTCGTCCACTTTGAGCGTCTTGCCGTCGGGCTGCACGAGCACGAAGCGCGTGAAAGGCTCCGATCCGAAGCCGGCGCTCATGAGGCTGAGGCTCTTGTTCGAACCGTTCCGCACCTCCAAGTTGACCGCCCAACCGGGAATGTCCGGGCTGCCCGCGTCGGGCAGCCGAATCGGATTGATGGACGTCACCTTCACGCGCCAGATGCCGTTGAAGAAGGTCTGGCTCATGCAGCCTTGCAGCGCCGTGACTTGGTTCGCGCCGCCTTGAGCGCCAGAGGACGCCAAGGTGAGGGTGCTTCCTTTCACGGTGGCGTTCACGCCGAGCGACTTGAGCGCCGTGACGGGAACGTACGTGCGGCCGTCCACGACGATGGCCTTGTCGGACAGCGCGGCGCCGTTGATGACGAGATTAAGTTGCGTCGTCGCCGCGAAAGCGACGGCGCCCAAGGTTAAGAGCGGAATGAGGAAGTTCCACTTCATAAGTTCCTCCGGCCCACTCGGCGGCGTGGCGCTCGTCGAGCGTGGACTCGAGCGTTTCGAAAAGCCGGGGCCGCGCAGCGTGCTGTTGCGGCCGGTCTGCCTTGAACCTCGTGAAGGGCGACGACGGACGCGCGACGATGAGAGACGTCATCTCGATTGTTTCAAACAGTCACTCATCATAACGACGACCATCCTTTAGGACACGTTATTTCGCTCTCATGGAAAAACGGCCGTTCCCTCCTTCATAACGCGAACACAGAGCACGAGACGCGAGCCTTCGAGGGCCGCGAGTCCGCTTCGGCAATGGAGAGAAATTCATGCGATGTGGGAGACGTCGCGCGAAACCGAAAGATGTTCGGATCCGCGAAGCACCTCCTCTGCGCTCGCGAAGGTTCACGGCGTGCTGGCCAGCTCTCGGCATCCAACGCCGCGGCGCCGGGAAGCAAGCGATCCTATCGACGAGCGCCATCGAAGCTTCGCGAGGTTTCACCGGACGCACCGGAGGTGGTTCCTGGCAGGAGCGAGAACGTTCTGACCTTCAGACGCGGGCTTCGATGCGTGATCCTTCTCGATCAACGAGGCGGACGGGACACTCTTTCTCGCAGGAGACCGCGTTGGGAGGCGAGCGCGAATGATCGAGGCCAACTTCCGTTCAACACGTGCCCCGACCCTTCTCACGCCGCCGCTTTCAATCAAGGAGGAGACTTCATGTCCGCCCCGCAACGAGCCCAGAGCTGGAATTCGTACGCAGATCGCTACGCGGGCTCGACGCCGAACTCCTCACCGCCGACACCGCCCAAGCGTGACTACGTCGTTGGAGTTTCTCGGCAGACCGCGCGCGAGTGGGTGCGTTGATGGCGCGGGTCAGAGAAGTGCTCGACATGGAACGTGGAGGAGCGCCGCAAGCGTCGGATCAACACGCCAAAACGAGGGCTATTGGCACGTCAACTTTGATCTGTCATTCGAGACGGGCACAACCGATGCCGTTTCGTCCGCACTTCCTCCGATCGCGGCGTTTCATCACAGGTGTCGGACGC
This genomic interval carries:
- a CDS encoding tyrosine-type recombinase/integrase, whose translation is MAELHASSHRSAHDVLRRHLVVGDLESVLDLVAQHFPGMPGDRTRRTNVEGARLYLRWAREQQHSVLNADERVARAYHDHLIAKHGDATTSIANRLSHVRTLYRALFQLGAITINPFEALRQANPDRIDRREIFEDDELQRLLQHATLEERALVLVGAHAGLATREVLSLTWTHVHLDRGWIDLGRVIPLTDDAAHALGNLAKRRGHGSLLPSDERVFDLADDTDLRRRLYRLCRGARVPYRPWRALRNTAAQKLLMATRNPRRTAKRLGLRGTPRASVRKLRET